One Actinomadura viridis genomic region harbors:
- the rpmJ gene encoding 50S ribosomal protein L36, translating into MKVKPSVKKICNKCRVIRRHGRVMVICSDPRHKQRQG; encoded by the coding sequence GTGAAGGTCAAGCCGAGCGTCAAGAAGATCTGCAACAAGTGCCGCGTCATCCGCCGGCACGGCCGGGTCATGGTCATTTGCTCCGACCCGCGCCACAAGCAGCGTCAGGGCTGA
- the infA gene encoding translation initiation factor IF-1, with the protein MPKKEGAIEIEGTVIESLPNAMFRVELDNGHKVLAHISGKMRMHYIRILPDDRVVVELSPYDLSRGRIVYRYK; encoded by the coding sequence ATGCCCAAGAAGGAAGGCGCCATCGAGATCGAGGGCACCGTCATCGAGTCCCTCCCCAACGCCATGTTCCGAGTGGAGCTGGACAACGGGCACAAGGTGCTCGCCCACATCAGCGGCAAGATGCGGATGCACTACATCCGGATCCTGCCGGACGACCGCGTCGTCGTGGAGCTGAGCCCCTACGACCTCTCGCGCGGTCGGATCGTCTACCGCTACAAGTAA
- a CDS encoding DUF1707 SHOCT-like domain-containing protein: MALDPDIRASDAERDHVATTLREHCALGRITMDELQERLDAAYAARTVGELQDVTSDLPEADLYERPVPAVQQSSHAPVAKEKSRAPAGTTAGQMWGTWAVVSGINLTVWLILALAGTLVYPWWIWVAGPWGAILVLTTIFGSRRS; this comes from the coding sequence ATGGCGTTGGATCCTGACATCCGTGCTTCGGATGCCGAACGCGACCATGTGGCCACGACCCTGCGCGAGCACTGCGCGCTGGGCCGCATCACCATGGACGAGCTCCAGGAGCGGCTGGACGCGGCGTACGCGGCCAGGACGGTCGGGGAGTTGCAGGACGTCACCTCCGACCTGCCCGAGGCGGACCTGTACGAGCGGCCCGTGCCGGCCGTCCAGCAGTCCTCCCATGCCCCGGTCGCCAAGGAGAAGAGCCGCGCCCCCGCCGGTACGACCGCGGGGCAGATGTGGGGCACCTGGGCCGTCGTCAGCGGGATCAACCTCACGGTCTGGCTGATCCTCGCCCTCGCCGGGACACTGGTCTACCCGTGGTGGATCTGGGTGGCCGGGCCCTGGGGCGCGATCCTCGTCCTCACCACGATCTTCGGCTCGCGCCGCTCCTGA
- a CDS encoding M28 family peptidase, with the protein MRERLIEVPRRGRAGLWALLALAAVILTAAVTNGAMRPLPASAPGGEFSAERAVRHLERFATEPRPIGSPAGERTRNYLVEQLRAAGLKVETQRATGANASKGLASFGQVHNVVAKRRGTASTGTVLIAAHYDSAAMGPGASDDGAAVAAMLETVRALGNTALRNDLVLLLSDGEEDGVLGAEAFAREHPLGRAGGVLLNFEARGVAGPSLMFETSKDNAGLVRTFARNAPQPHGDSTLVALYRLLPNNTDFTPLTKAGFSGMNFAYIERSSHYHTARDSLAQMDRGSLQHHGSTMLALARTLGATDLATARAGHDATYFRVFGVMVTYPQWLVWPLALLSMAALAALAAVARRRRLLSLPRLALGAVSGVLPLLLSVVAAQALWSLLAGIRPAYDTLGGLLHRPGAFEAAVAVLTMVAVLVWYLALRRASGPCALAVGALIWPAALGILCAAYAPGAAFVFTLPALTCALGGLGALLLPRLRVTALTAGTALSAVLLPALAGTVFQGMGLALGGAAALVVALFALTLPPIAELVLPERAAFAVPAAGVVLAGALAGTGLAVDRFDAENPGRTHLAYVLDADRRRAHWVSADPAPPTWTRRFVSGHDTTGLPPGYARGPLRTGPAPAVRAAAPRVTPLGRSGDTVRLRVRAGSGARSVTLRVERPITQVTAAVRGSAPVTVPVTGTRARTWPGEVRFRGLPLQGVEITLRVPGTGRVRMTVIAETDGFRAVPGFTPMPSDLVASTREDGGLTAVTRTYTF; encoded by the coding sequence ATGAGGGAAAGATTGATCGAGGTGCCGCGTCGGGGGCGGGCCGGGCTGTGGGCCCTGCTCGCCCTGGCCGCGGTCATCTTGACGGCCGCGGTGACGAACGGCGCCATGCGGCCCCTGCCCGCCTCCGCCCCCGGCGGGGAGTTCAGCGCCGAGCGCGCCGTCCGTCATCTGGAACGCTTCGCCACCGAGCCGCGGCCGATCGGGAGCCCCGCCGGTGAGCGGACCAGGAACTACCTGGTGGAGCAGCTACGGGCGGCCGGGCTCAAGGTCGAGACGCAGCGGGCCACCGGGGCCAACGCGTCGAAGGGGCTGGCCTCCTTCGGGCAGGTTCACAACGTGGTGGCCAAGCGGCGCGGCACCGCTTCCACCGGAACCGTGCTGATCGCGGCGCACTACGACTCGGCGGCGATGGGGCCCGGCGCCTCCGACGACGGCGCCGCCGTCGCCGCCATGCTGGAGACCGTACGGGCGCTCGGGAACACCGCGCTCCGCAACGACCTGGTGCTGCTGCTGAGCGACGGAGAGGAGGACGGGGTCCTCGGCGCCGAAGCGTTCGCCAGGGAGCACCCACTGGGCCGCGCGGGCGGGGTGCTGCTCAACTTCGAGGCACGCGGGGTCGCCGGGCCCTCCCTGATGTTCGAGACGTCCAAGGACAACGCGGGGCTGGTACGGACGTTCGCGCGGAACGCGCCGCAGCCGCACGGGGACTCCACCTTGGTCGCGCTCTACCGCCTGCTGCCGAACAACACCGACTTCACGCCACTGACCAAAGCCGGATTCAGCGGCATGAACTTCGCCTACATCGAACGCTCCTCGCACTACCACACCGCCCGGGACTCCCTCGCCCAGATGGACCGGGGAAGCCTCCAGCACCACGGCTCCACCATGCTGGCGCTGGCCCGCACCCTGGGGGCAACGGACCTGGCGACGGCGCGGGCCGGTCACGACGCCACCTACTTCCGGGTCTTCGGCGTCATGGTGACCTATCCGCAGTGGCTCGTGTGGCCGCTGGCGCTGCTGTCCATGGCCGCGCTCGCCGCGCTGGCGGCGGTCGCCCGCCGCCGCAGGCTGCTCAGCCTGCCCCGCCTGGCCTTGGGCGCCGTCTCGGGCGTCCTGCCGCTGCTGCTGTCGGTGGTGGCGGCGCAGGCGCTGTGGTCGCTGCTGGCCGGGATCCGACCGGCGTACGACACGTTGGGAGGCTTGCTGCACCGGCCCGGCGCGTTCGAGGCGGCCGTGGCCGTGCTCACCATGGTGGCGGTTCTGGTCTGGTACCTGGCGCTGCGGCGCGCGTCCGGGCCCTGCGCGCTGGCGGTCGGCGCGCTGATCTGGCCCGCCGCGCTGGGGATCCTGTGCGCGGCGTACGCGCCGGGCGCGGCGTTCGTCTTCACCCTGCCCGCGCTGACGTGCGCGCTCGGCGGGCTGGGCGCTCTGCTGCTTCCCCGCCTGCGGGTGACCGCGCTGACGGCGGGAACGGCCCTGTCGGCGGTGCTGCTGCCCGCGCTGGCCGGGACGGTCTTCCAGGGCATGGGACTGGCGCTGGGCGGGGCCGCGGCCCTGGTGGTGGCGCTGTTCGCGCTGACGCTGCCGCCCATCGCCGAACTGGTGCTGCCGGAGCGGGCCGCGTTCGCCGTGCCGGCCGCGGGCGTCGTCCTCGCGGGCGCGCTGGCCGGCACGGGACTGGCCGTCGACCGTTTCGACGCGGAGAACCCCGGGCGCACGCACCTGGCGTACGTGCTGGACGCCGACCGCCGGAGGGCCCACTGGGTCAGCGCCGACCCCGCCCCGCCCACCTGGACCAGACGGTTCGTCAGCGGCCACGACACCACGGGCCTCCCGCCCGGCTACGCCCGCGGCCCGCTCCGGACGGGCCCCGCCCCGGCCGTCCGCGCCGCCGCTCCGCGCGTGACCCCGCTGGGCCGCTCCGGTGACACCGTCCGGCTGCGCGTGCGCGCCGGGTCCGGCGCGCGCTCGGTCACGCTGCGGGTCGAACGGCCGATCACCCAGGTCACGGCGGCCGTCCGCGGGTCGGCCCCGGTGACCGTCCCGGTCACCGGGACACGGGCCCGTACCTGGCCGGGCGAGGTGCGCTTCCGCGGCCTGCCCCTCCAGGGCGTCGAGATCACGCTGCGCGTGCCGGGGACGGGCCGGGTCCGCATGACCGTCATCGCCGAGACCGACGGCTTCCGGGCGGTACCGGGATTCACGCCCATGCCATCGGATCTGGTGGCCTCGACACGGGAGGACGGCGGGCTCACGGCGGTCACCCGCACGTACACCTTCTGA
- the rplM gene encoding 50S ribosomal protein L13 translates to MRTYTPKPADVQRQWYVIDATDVVLGRLASQVAQLLRGKHKPIYAPHLDTGDFVVIINADKVALTGNKLEQKRAYRHSGYPGGLRSVAYADLLAKRPERAVEKAIKGMLPKNTLGRKMFGKVKVYAGPEHPHQAQKPIPFEITQIKQ, encoded by the coding sequence GTGCGCACGTACACCCCAAAGCCCGCTGACGTTCAGCGTCAGTGGTACGTCATCGACGCGACCGATGTCGTGCTGGGTCGGCTCGCCAGTCAGGTCGCGCAGCTGCTTCGGGGTAAGCACAAGCCGATCTACGCCCCGCACCTCGACACCGGTGACTTCGTCGTCATCATCAATGCCGACAAGGTGGCGCTGACCGGCAACAAGCTGGAGCAGAAGCGGGCCTACCGGCACTCCGGCTACCCGGGCGGTCTCCGTTCGGTGGCCTACGCCGACCTGCTGGCCAAGCGCCCCGAGCGGGCGGTCGAGAAGGCGATCAAGGGCATGCTGCCCAAGAACACCCTCGGCCGGAAGATGTTCGGCAAGGTGAAGGTCTACGCCGGTCCGGAGCACCCGCACCAGGCGCAGAAGCCGATCCCGTTCGAGATCACCCAGATCAAGCAGTAG
- the rplQ gene encoding 50S ribosomal protein L17, translating to MPQPTKGARLGGSAAHQRLILANLATALFEHGRVTTTEAKARRVRPLAEKLITKAKRGDLHNRRQVARVIRDKGVVHELFTEIAPRFETRPGGYTRITKLGPRKGDNAPMAVIELVQEPLAAASGTTATAAPAEPAAPAEEEVTLTKGEETAEPAAESKDEAEATEAKGESKDEGEAK from the coding sequence ATGCCTCAGCCCACCAAGGGCGCCCGCCTGGGCGGCAGTGCCGCGCACCAGCGGCTCATCCTGGCCAACCTGGCCACGGCGCTGTTCGAGCACGGCCGCGTCACCACCACCGAGGCCAAGGCCCGGCGGGTGCGTCCGCTGGCGGAGAAGCTGATCACCAAGGCCAAGCGCGGCGACCTGCACAACCGCCGCCAGGTGGCCCGGGTGATCCGGGACAAGGGCGTGGTGCACGAGCTCTTCACCGAGATCGCGCCCCGCTTCGAGACCCGTCCCGGCGGCTACACCCGCATCACCAAGCTCGGCCCGCGCAAGGGCGACAACGCCCCCATGGCCGTGATCGAGCTGGTGCAGGAGCCGCTGGCCGCCGCCTCCGGCACCACCGCGACCGCCGCTCCGGCCGAGCCCGCCGCCCCGGCGGAGGAGGAGGTCACCCTCACCAAGGGCGAGGAGACCGCGGAGCCGGCCGCCGAGTCCAAGGACGAGGCCGAGGCCACCGAGGCCAAGGGCGAGTCCAAGGACGAGGGCGAGGCCAAGTAA
- the rpsD gene encoding 30S ribosomal protein S4, whose protein sequence is MARYTGADCKLCRREKMKLFLKGSKCMGPKCPIEIRPYPPGEHGRGRPKETEYLLQLREKQKAKRIYGVLERQFSNYYVEANRQGGKTGENLLTLLERRLDNVVYRAGFAKSRDMARQLIRHGHIRVNGKKVNIPSFLVGEADIVDVKTKSKELTPFQVAKAEAGETQVPAWLGVDSDRMRIFVHSLPVRQQIDAPVQEQLIVELYSK, encoded by the coding sequence ATGGCTCGTTACACAGGCGCCGACTGCAAGCTGTGCCGTCGCGAGAAGATGAAGCTGTTCCTCAAGGGCAGCAAGTGCATGGGGCCGAAGTGCCCGATCGAGATCCGGCCCTACCCGCCGGGTGAGCACGGCCGCGGTCGTCCCAAGGAGACCGAGTACCTGCTCCAGCTTCGTGAGAAGCAGAAGGCCAAGCGCATCTACGGGGTGCTGGAGCGGCAGTTCAGCAACTACTACGTCGAGGCCAACCGGCAGGGCGGCAAGACGGGTGAGAACCTGCTCACCCTGCTGGAGCGCCGTCTCGACAACGTGGTCTACCGCGCGGGCTTCGCCAAGTCCCGCGACATGGCCCGCCAGCTGATCCGGCACGGTCACATCCGGGTCAACGGCAAGAAGGTCAACATCCCGTCGTTCCTCGTCGGCGAGGCCGACATCGTCGACGTCAAGACCAAGTCCAAGGAGCTGACGCCGTTCCAGGTCGCCAAGGCCGAGGCCGGCGAGACCCAGGTTCCGGCGTGGCTGGGCGTGGACTCCGACAGGATGCGGATCTTCGTGCACTCGCTGCCGGTCCGGCAGCAGATCGACGCTCCCGTCCAGGAGCAGCTGATCGTCGAGCTCTACTCCAAGTAA
- the rpsI gene encoding 30S ribosomal protein S9, producing MDESTGTETPAEGVEYDSYEEAPSEYTTESPEAAEADYLGEPVATGPAAGTGRRKQAIARVRIVPGTGNWTINGRSLDQYFPNKVHQQIVNEPFVLLGLEGQFDVLARVNGGGTTGQAGALRLGISRALQFANIDHRPALKKAGFLTRDARATERKKAGLKKARKAPQYSKR from the coding sequence GTGGACGAGTCCACCGGCACCGAGACGCCCGCCGAGGGCGTCGAGTACGACTCTTACGAAGAAGCGCCGTCGGAGTACACCACCGAGTCCCCCGAGGCCGCCGAGGCCGACTACCTGGGGGAGCCGGTCGCGACCGGCCCGGCCGCCGGCACCGGCCGCCGCAAGCAGGCCATCGCGCGGGTGCGGATCGTCCCCGGTACGGGCAACTGGACCATCAACGGCCGGTCCCTCGACCAGTACTTCCCCAACAAGGTCCACCAGCAGATCGTGAACGAGCCGTTCGTGCTGCTGGGCCTGGAGGGCCAGTTCGACGTGCTGGCGCGCGTCAACGGCGGCGGCACGACCGGCCAGGCCGGCGCGCTGCGCCTGGGCATCTCCCGCGCGCTGCAGTTCGCCAACATCGACCACCGCCCGGCGCTGAAGAAGGCGGGCTTCCTGACCCGTGACGCGCGGGCGACCGAGCGCAAGAAGGCCGGTCTCAAGAAGGCCCGTAAGGCCCCGCAGTACAGCAAGCGTTGA
- a CDS encoding phosphodiesterase: MAIIAQLSDTHIAAGRGGTVADDSGPVRALRAAVAGLLSLPARPDAVVITGDLTEHGLPAEYARLHALLSPLPMAVYPMPGNHDDRDNLRAAFGDHPAVSASGVRPQAPLQYAIDVAGVRLVCCDTTVDGAPHGAMDADRLAWLDATLAAAPDTPTVVATHHPPYPIGIRFIDDMRFLDPAGFEEIIGRHRQVVRVISGHVHRGSVGSVAGRVSTTCPSTYRQLFLDLTRPGRAAVTGEPAGFAVHLVTAGGDATTHFVPTGNYRPLMDVE; the protein is encoded by the coding sequence ATGGCGATCATCGCGCAGCTCAGCGACACCCATATCGCCGCCGGCCGCGGAGGCACGGTGGCCGACGACTCCGGCCCGGTGCGGGCCCTGCGCGCGGCGGTGGCCGGCCTGCTGTCGCTGCCCGCGCGACCGGACGCCGTGGTGATCACCGGCGACCTCACCGAGCACGGCCTGCCCGCCGAGTACGCCCGGCTGCACGCGCTGCTGTCGCCGCTCCCGATGGCCGTCTACCCGATGCCCGGCAACCACGACGACCGGGACAACCTGCGCGCGGCGTTCGGCGACCATCCGGCGGTGAGCGCGAGCGGCGTCCGTCCCCAGGCCCCGCTGCAGTACGCGATCGACGTGGCCGGCGTCCGGCTGGTGTGCTGCGACACCACGGTCGACGGCGCGCCGCACGGAGCGATGGACGCCGACCGGCTGGCCTGGCTCGACGCCACCCTCGCGGCGGCTCCGGACACGCCCACGGTCGTCGCCACGCACCACCCGCCCTACCCGATCGGCATCCGGTTCATCGACGACATGCGCTTCCTCGACCCGGCCGGGTTCGAGGAGATCATCGGGCGGCACCGCCAGGTGGTACGGGTGATCAGCGGCCACGTGCACCGCGGCTCGGTGGGATCCGTGGCGGGCCGGGTGAGCACCACCTGCCCCAGCACCTACCGCCAGCTGTTCCTCGACCTGACCCGTCCCGGCCGGGCGGCGGTGACCGGGGAGCCCGCGGGCTTCGCGGTGCACCTCGTCACGGCCGGCGGGGACGCCACCACCCACTTCGTGCCGACGGGCAACTATCGCCCTCTCATGGACGTGGAGTGA
- the rpsK gene encoding 30S ribosomal protein S11, translating to MPPKSRVGAKKVRRKEKKNVAHGHAHIKSTFNNTIVSITDPNGNVISWASSGHVGFKGSRKSTPYAAQQAAEAAARRAMEHGMRKVDVFVKGPGSGRETAIRSLQATGLEVGSIQDVTPVPHNGCRPPKRRRV from the coding sequence ATGCCTCCCAAGAGCCGTGTCGGCGCCAAGAAGGTGCGCCGCAAGGAGAAGAAGAACGTCGCTCATGGGCACGCCCACATCAAGAGCACGTTCAACAACACGATCGTTTCGATCACCGACCCCAACGGGAACGTGATCTCCTGGGCCTCCTCCGGCCACGTGGGCTTCAAGGGCTCGCGCAAGTCGACCCCGTACGCCGCCCAGCAGGCGGCCGAGGCCGCCGCCCGCCGCGCCATGGAGCACGGCATGCGCAAGGTGGACGTCTTCGTGAAGGGCCCGGGCTCGGGCCGTGAGACCGCCATCCGCTCGCTGCAGGCGACCGGTCTGGAAGTCGGCTCCATCCAGGACGTCACGCCCGTCCCGCACAACGGCTGCCGCCCGCCCAAGCGGCGCCGGGTCTGA
- the truA gene encoding tRNA pseudouridine(38-40) synthase TruA, producing the protein MTALVRLRLDIGYDGSGFAGWARQPKQRTVQGAIEDALARLLRLDPPPVLTVAGRTDAGVHARGQVAHVVVPAASYSMVNGTMPRRLAGLLPPDVRVWRVSVAPEGFDARFSALSRRYAYRVCDDPVGVDPLRRHDVLWHPRPLDLDRMNAAASLLVGEYDFAAYCRKREGATTIRELLRFDWHREEPYGVKDGANGLVMRSTAPQRGVAVATVEADAFCHSMVRALVGAMLVVGDGRRDVEWPAKVLAARVRDSGVNVAPAHGLSLEEIRYPSAEKLARRAQETRRVRTLNSSAAPSTPPSPSPPPSPSSPSPS; encoded by the coding sequence ATGACCGCACTGGTACGGCTCCGGCTCGACATCGGCTACGACGGGTCCGGCTTCGCGGGCTGGGCGCGCCAGCCGAAGCAGCGGACCGTCCAGGGCGCCATCGAGGACGCCCTGGCCCGCCTGCTGCGTCTCGATCCGCCCCCCGTCCTCACCGTGGCGGGCCGTACGGACGCGGGCGTGCACGCGCGCGGGCAGGTGGCGCACGTGGTCGTCCCGGCCGCCTCGTACTCGATGGTGAACGGCACCATGCCCCGGCGGCTCGCGGGCCTGCTGCCCCCGGACGTGCGCGTGTGGCGGGTGTCGGTGGCCCCGGAGGGCTTCGACGCGCGGTTCTCGGCGCTGTCGCGGCGGTACGCCTACCGCGTGTGCGACGACCCGGTGGGCGTCGACCCGCTGCGCCGCCACGACGTCCTGTGGCATCCGCGTCCGCTCGATCTCGACCGGATGAACGCCGCCGCCTCGTTGCTGGTGGGCGAGTACGACTTCGCCGCGTACTGCCGGAAGAGGGAGGGCGCGACCACCATCCGGGAGCTGCTGCGCTTCGACTGGCACCGGGAGGAGCCGTACGGGGTGAAGGACGGCGCCAACGGGCTGGTGATGCGTTCCACGGCGCCCCAGCGCGGGGTGGCCGTCGCCACGGTCGAGGCGGACGCGTTCTGCCATTCCATGGTCCGCGCGCTCGTGGGGGCCATGCTGGTGGTCGGCGACGGGCGGCGGGACGTGGAATGGCCCGCGAAGGTGCTGGCCGCGCGCGTCCGCGACTCCGGGGTGAACGTGGCGCCTGCGCACGGGCTGTCCCTGGAGGAGATCCGCTACCCGTCCGCGGAGAAGCTGGCGCGGCGCGCCCAGGAGACCCGGCGGGTCCGTACGCTCAACTCCTCGGCCGCCCCCTCGACGCCGCCGTCCCCCTCCCCGCCGCCGTCCCCTTCGTCTCCTTCGCCGTCGTAG
- the rpsM gene encoding 30S ribosomal protein S13, translating into MARLLGVDLPRDKRVEIALTYIFGIGRTRAQETLQGTGVNPDLRVHQLGDDELVKLRDWIEANYKIEGDLRREVQADIRRKIEIGCYQGIRHRRGLPVHGQRTQTNARTRKGKKKTVAGKKKAGKK; encoded by the coding sequence ATGGCACGCCTCCTCGGCGTCGACCTCCCGCGCGACAAGCGCGTGGAGATCGCTCTCACCTACATCTTCGGCATCGGCCGGACCCGGGCCCAGGAGACCCTGCAGGGCACCGGGGTCAACCCGGACCTGCGGGTGCACCAGCTCGGCGACGACGAGCTGGTCAAGCTGCGCGACTGGATCGAGGCGAACTACAAGATCGAGGGTGACCTCCGCCGCGAGGTTCAGGCCGACATCCGCCGCAAGATCGAGATCGGTTGCTACCAGGGCATCCGGCACCGTCGCGGGCTGCCCGTGCACGGCCAGCGCACGCAGACCAACGCGCGCACCCGCAAGGGCAAGAAGAAGACCGTGGCCGGTAAGAAGAAGGCCGGCAAGAAGTAG
- a CDS encoding DNA-directed RNA polymerase subunit alpha — MLIAQRPTLTEEQVDEYRSRFTIEPLEPGFGYTIGNSLRRTLLSSIPGAAVTSIRIEGVLHEFSTVPGVKEDVTDIILNLKELVVSSEHDEPVVMYLRKQGPGEVTAADIAPPAGVEVHNPDLHIATLNNKAKLEMELTVERGRGYVSAAQNKQPGQEIGRIPIDSIYSPVLKVTYKVEATRVEQRTDFDRLILDVETKQAMLPRDAVASAGKTLVELFGLARELNVEAEGIDMGPSPTDAALAADLALPIEELNLTVRSYNCLKREGIHSVGELVARSEQDLLDIRNFGAKSIEEVKQKLNDMGLSLKDSPPGFDPSAAADNYGDDDTSYAETEQY; from the coding sequence ATGCTCATCGCTCAGCGTCCGACCCTCACCGAGGAGCAGGTCGACGAGTACCGGTCGCGGTTCACCATCGAGCCGCTGGAGCCGGGCTTCGGCTACACGATCGGTAACTCGCTCCGCCGTACCCTCCTCTCCTCGATCCCGGGTGCCGCCGTCACCAGCATCCGCATCGAGGGCGTCCTGCACGAGTTCTCCACCGTCCCCGGGGTCAAGGAGGATGTCACCGACATCATCCTGAACCTCAAGGAGCTGGTGGTCTCCTCCGAGCACGACGAGCCCGTGGTGATGTACCTGCGCAAGCAGGGTCCCGGCGAGGTGACCGCGGCCGACATCGCGCCGCCCGCCGGAGTCGAGGTGCACAACCCCGACCTGCACATCGCCACCCTCAACAACAAGGCCAAGCTGGAGATGGAGCTGACGGTCGAGCGCGGCCGCGGCTACGTCTCGGCGGCCCAGAACAAGCAGCCGGGCCAGGAGATCGGCCGGATCCCGATCGACTCCATCTACTCGCCCGTGCTCAAGGTCACCTACAAGGTCGAGGCGACCCGGGTCGAGCAGCGCACCGACTTCGACCGCCTCATCCTGGACGTGGAGACCAAGCAGGCGATGCTGCCGCGCGACGCGGTGGCCTCCGCCGGCAAGACCCTCGTCGAGCTGTTCGGGCTGGCCCGGGAGCTCAACGTCGAGGCCGAGGGCATCGACATGGGTCCGTCCCCGACGGACGCCGCGCTGGCCGCGGACCTGGCGCTGCCCATCGAGGAGCTCAACCTCACGGTGCGCTCCTACAACTGCCTCAAGCGCGAGGGCATCCACTCGGTGGGCGAGCTGGTCGCCCGCAGCGAGCAGGACCTGCTGGACATCCGCAACTTCGGCGCCAAGTCGATCGAAGAGGTCAAGCAGAAGCTCAACGACATGGGTCTGTCGCTGAAGGACTCCCCGCCCGGGTTCGACCCGAGCGCGGCGGCCGACAACTACGGCGACGACGACACCAGCTACGCCGAGACCGAGCAGTACTGA
- a CDS encoding CAP domain-containing protein translates to MPRNPGRPADPRRPGRPGQDLPSAAPGPAGPPGTPPASPSSGSFRSAGAPTPGEARLVAGRGMASPNDAYDPNDAYGAKAPGTPASSGSGPAGSNDWFTRPGREEIQEHGTERGHGRSGGTGVPAQPAEGGSGRRGHSPFDRGRRHERREGLVRVEFAGRPANSRSRRAGRDGHDGGGPGRSGRRSAVTLTAVVAASVLAVGTGVALDRLVLPELRSEPISAARPAPQTAAPVPSTDLGTRRDAGRPSAPEPTATETAPTLKPLPNGTGRASASPDPTESERETGAPTGRPSGGTSPATGGSAIETTVATLTNKERTARGCAPLRIDARLVTAARRHSQDMAANDYFDHTSRNGDSPWDRMKAAGYTSPGAENIAKGYSTAAAVVDGWMKSPGHRANILNCGLKAIGVGMSGGAGGPWWTQDFGWK, encoded by the coding sequence ATGCCCCGCAATCCCGGCCGCCCCGCCGACCCCCGCCGTCCCGGACGCCCGGGCCAGGACCTGCCGTCCGCCGCGCCCGGCCCCGCCGGCCCGCCGGGCACGCCGCCCGCATCGCCGTCCAGCGGCTCGTTCCGCTCCGCCGGCGCCCCCACTCCAGGAGAGGCGCGGCTGGTCGCCGGGCGCGGCATGGCCTCCCCGAACGACGCGTACGACCCGAACGACGCGTACGGCGCGAAGGCCCCCGGCACGCCCGCTTCCAGCGGATCGGGCCCTGCGGGCTCCAACGACTGGTTCACCCGTCCCGGCCGGGAGGAGATCCAGGAGCACGGCACGGAACGCGGACACGGACGTTCGGGCGGCACCGGCGTCCCCGCGCAGCCCGCTGAGGGCGGTTCCGGCCGCCGGGGGCATTCCCCGTTCGACCGGGGCAGGCGCCACGAGCGGCGCGAGGGGCTCGTCCGGGTGGAGTTCGCGGGACGTCCCGCGAACTCCCGTTCGCGCCGTGCCGGACGGGACGGACACGACGGCGGCGGTCCGGGGCGCTCCGGACGCAGGTCCGCCGTGACCCTCACCGCCGTGGTGGCCGCCTCCGTGCTCGCCGTCGGCACCGGCGTGGCGCTCGACCGCCTCGTCCTGCCGGAGCTGCGTTCGGAGCCGATCTCCGCCGCCAGGCCGGCGCCCCAGACGGCCGCCCCCGTCCCGAGCACCGACCTGGGCACGCGGCGGGACGCCGGCCGCCCGTCCGCGCCGGAGCCCACGGCGACCGAGACCGCCCCGACGCTCAAGCCGCTCCCGAACGGGACCGGTCGGGCGAGCGCCTCCCCCGACCCGACCGAGTCCGAGCGGGAGACCGGCGCCCCGACCGGACGGCCCTCGGGCGGGACGAGCCCGGCCACGGGCGGATCGGCCATCGAGACGACCGTGGCGACCCTCACCAACAAGGAGCGCACGGCGAGGGGCTGCGCCCCCCTGCGCATCGACGCCCGGCTCGTGACCGCCGCCCGGCGCCACTCCCAGGACATGGCGGCGAACGACTACTTCGACCACACGTCCCGTAACGGCGACAGCCCGTGGGACCGCATGAAGGCCGCCGGTTACACCAGCCCGGGCGCGGAGAACATCGCCAAGGGCTACTCCACGGCCGCGGCCGTCGTGGACGGGTGGATGAAGAGCCCGGGCCACCGCGCGAACATCCTCAACTGCGGGCTCAAGGCCATCGGCGTCGGGATGAGCGGCGGGGCGGGCGGCCCGTGGTGGACGCAGGACTTCGGCTGGAAATAG